The genomic window AATATTGGGTCTTTTATAAGCCTAGGTTTAGGTTCAGACTTGAGCTTTGGCTTACTTTGAGATATGTGTTAATTTTGCATGGGGCTTTGCTACTTAAGCAAAGCCTGGAGCTTGAGCTGTAGCCTAATACAAGGTTTGAAAAAGGCCCAACTCTTGTTTCTCTGTTAAAACAGAGAAACAAGAGTTAGATGCTTTCCATTCAGAAAGGTATAAgtgaaaaaaaagagttaatggcctgatgtttcaaccctagcagagtcttcctcAAAGGCTagatgacaacacaacaaacttgAACATAATACTggtgtaataaataatatagcTAAGTcaagtgaaaaaaaataaaaagatacaGGCAGGGGGAAAGCACTCAAAAAAGGCAAGGGAGGGGGGGTTGGAGGAGAGGTGCTGGTGTAACCATAGGAGGTTGGTTTAAAGACATACCCTGAACACTTTGTCCTATTCCTGTAGACTAGAGCTGCTTCACCCTCTCAATTTTACGAACTCCAAAAATAGCTTGCTTGGCATGTAAATCTTTTAAAAATGCCTAAATTAGTCTTTCTGTTCTCCAGTAAAAACACCTtggtcaaatttcataaagcaaaaTTTGTGCTTTTTTGGTTAAAGTTGGCAGGGAGCCAGTCACAAACAGTATACTTTGCGTGgtatttcggctggtaacctgtttctgctgagcaaaatcagatttttgtgcttcaaaagtttgtgaaattgggctctggctATCTATATTTCTGTTCATTTGTGGGGTTATTAGATGATGGTGAGACAAGATGCCAGACCTATGAGAGCTTGGCCGAGGCCTTGACGGTCATTCTGTGGGATTTACGTAAAGAGCTGACTGTACTGGAAAAGGAAATCGTCAAACAAGGTAAAATTTTACTACTGTAAAGAACGAAAATGTCACAAAGTACCTGCACGAGACTTAAGTTATTGTGTTATCAGAGTGGCAGATGTGGTCTTTCTGTTTTATGGGGATTGCTCTTTTAGATAGTGATTTAGTTTGCTTTTGGGCAATCCCTAGGCTGCTGTTCTTTCTTGTATTTCTCCATTAATATCCCTCTGTTTTTCGTACTATTTATTTGTCtaagtatttttgtattgttcttctgtttttttaaaagcctgaatgaataaataaatagactaaataaataaacattgtcAATTCTACATAAACAAACATGATCGTTTTTTAAAGTCTTCTGTATACAATAAACATGGTATATtgtaatgtagtttttctttgaataaataaatcaataaaaataaacaatcatTGCCAAATCTACAGAAGCAAGCATGACCTTATCCAAGTTTGCCTCTACTCTTGACCCATGGACTGCCAAGCTATCCCTCCTGTCCAGAGTCCATCAGACTGCCATTGGTCAGTGCCAGGCATCGAGCAGCTGTGTACAGAGGACATGGCTCTTACTCTGCACGCTTCACGATGTGATTGAACATGAATATGAACAAGGGATGACCGCTGAACAAAACGTAAGTCTCAATACATGAAAATCCATtcatcgacccaaatcaactgtcaccaggggcacattgTCACCTACTGCTGGGGTTGAAACAGGTTTCCCCCTTCACAGCCCGTATGGATGTCGTCATAGGTATTAACCTGGTTgttagagcagaatgcactaccttcccaactttttacgatGCACTTTGTTGAATTCACACTtcgtcacgaccaggattcgaactctgctgctgacaacaccagagcttgggttcggTGAACTGGCCTGCTCAATAACAACACACAACATTTGTTAAGTACAGTATATGTTTTTATGAATCCATTCCATTAACTACAGGTGTTGATGTTGCTTCAAGTGTGGCTGGTTACTGTAAGACCCTACATTAACTTCCTAGACCGGTGGCTCTCAGGCTCACCACTGTATGATCCAGCTCAAGAGTTTGTCATCAAGAGGTCCGtggtttgtctgtttgtctatcTTTTCATCTTCACATTGTGTCTGTTGGTTTCCACAATTGCCAAGTCTAACAAGATTTAAATTATCTTCAATACATTCAACATCATTTGTGCCAGAAAAACTTTGGTCTCGCCCATGGCTGCATTGATTTACGATAGTTCCCACCTCTATTTCTCGCCTTCGTGCATCAGCTAGCTAATCCATTCACAGCACTTAAGCAtgttaagcagcatgcagcatcagagtctaGTAGCATGCAGAATCAGAGtctagctttctccagaagacgatcagagcatactgaccgAAAcgtagagttgaaaccaacagttcttttcagaaccaccccaactcatttagagatagtcattagatcattacatggtgttaaccgcaaacctttccatatcgtatttccaccatgcaaagttttaaatcctacttttagtatatttatgttttgttaaaggcagtggacactattggtaattactttaaataattgttgtcataAATTCTTACTTGGTAGAGAGtaataatggggagctgttgatactgatagtataaaacattgtgacaaatggCATCCTAtgacgtaacgtagttttcgagaaagaagtaattttcgaaggtctcaaaatcaagcatctgaaagcacacaactttgtttttttttctttcattattctcttgcaacaaattttcacaggtttgttatttttagcatatgttgagatacaccaagtgaaaggactgatctttggcaattactgcgattgtgtccactgtcttcaaagATAGATAATAGATATTTGATGATGTTTTAACTGGCTTTTTGTGGTGAACTTGATGAAGCTTGAATAAAATAATGGTGTTGATAACTCCACAtcaaaagacaacaaaatgtAGGCACAATTAGGtctattttacatgtatgtactatTTTACATGGGGAATAATGGAAATAGTCAATTTAGGATGATCTTAAGCTTGACCTTAAGAAGTGGAAGTAGGTAAAATTTTGCGGTCGTTTGCGAACCACTGTGGCATGTATGCTTTGTGCAAACGGTTTGTGGCTGCATTGGTCTTTGTAAAAGAATTTGAACTacgttttattttttagaaatccTGAAATAACAGTCAAGTCTACAGATTTCTGGCAGAAGGCCTTCACCCTCCACGTCTTTATCAATCCCTCGAATCAACATGGTACCACTCAGCAGTCCCATTCTAGTGTACATAAGTCTGGAGCAAACCAACACCAGCAAGGGGGTGGAATGCAGGGGAGCAGAGGGGAGGGTGTGGCTGTCCCTGTGTTCTTACAGCCAGTCTTGAAGGAGATTCTCTTAGCTGGAAAGTGCATGGAGCTTCTGGAGAGTATGGGGAAATTGCCTGTGATTTTGAACAAGTATCATCCGGGTATGTAATATGTtctttgaatgatcttcccatctagggaacttggcaaacttccacaagggatataaacaccaagctgacaacagccaatctctctcatacaaacattggtttaacgtctatgattatgaattacacaaatcaagaaattgtgattcagtaactagacaacaatatttattctagtcattgtgaaatcagtggttagctggggggttcaacccacaaccttgtgattgcaagtacTGCAGTATAAACACTTGGCCACGATTTtcatataatattttatttttaaatgtaagAAACAAGCTTTCTTTGGGAGCGACTAACTGTTTAACCATAATTACCAGCtgattactaaaaaataatactaaaaATGGTGGCTTCTTGTAGAGCTCATCAGTGGTGCTCAAGGagctttaacattcagtattaTCTTGCAAAGTATTGTGGagcaacatttttgaagaatgTGACCAATTCCTTTACAgggcaccatgtaatggtttacaaggtgctgtggtgcaatatgcattCAATctccaatcaaaccaggaacactggggcaaactcCTTCTCTATTTGAAGTGCACTGAGTTCTGTAACATGCATTACAAAGCAtgcgggaccaacggctttacatccaaAGGAGGACGCCGCAAGCCagcaataatggtcaagtgtcaATTATGACAAACTGTAAAATCAGAGCTCGAAGTTTACACTGAACCACAGGACCACGTCGGGCAAATTAACTCACAAATAGGACAAgcctgggttttttttgtttttcatttgaagaaaatatctgtgtaaatatctttgtaaaaaaatgttgaatgtTAATGTGAGAATTATCTTTCAATTCTCTTTCAAGAGAATCGAAGTACACAAATGAGATATAATATCTTCTCTGagtgcttgttcaactcattttgattctgttgCATGTAGCCAATAGGATGGGTTTATGGGAAGATGGGGATGTATTGGGCTTggtgtataacatgtataaggGTTGATATGGGGTGTGTGTACGGGGGTAGGTGGATGGGGTGGGGTGTATGGGAAGTACGTTTTGGAAGGTGGTTTCTTGATCGGGGGTTGGGGGCTGTTGCTTAGAGAAAAGGAACATTGATCCAtaccatattttttatttttttttatttgattagaGAAAAGCTCCATCTACAACGACTTCTCCTCATCAATTGCAACACTCCTCCATGAACGAGCATCGCACAAGGTCAAAGAGAACAAGACACCAACCAACGCCAAAGAGAACGTTTCAAGCTCTTCCAATTCACAGCTGACTGCCGTTGACAAACCATCCATAACCAGCTTGCTGACTCAGCTTGAAAACCACGGCATAAGAGATCCTTTCATGGCTAAGAACTTCCAAGATTGGTTTTCAGATTTGGAATATTTCGGCTCCAAACCTGATGATGCTGAACTTGCTAGGTACaatcaattgttttttattgattatgtaattgtgttttttgttcttccgAGTGCTTAGAGACTTTCATCTGATGGTGAtgggcgctttataaatacagctattattagtattattaataCTTGGAATGCATTGGAAGTATTGTAGAAATTTAGTCGCAGAAGTGAGCAAAGGATCTCATTTTTTATGCAGTGAGTAACTGGAAGCTAGCttagtggaagtgtcgtggccgagcggttaagagcaccgaatttaaactctgtttttttttatcagcagagtgtgggttcgaatccccagccgtgacacttctgtccttaagcaagacacttaaccattgcttcgtccttcggatgggacgtacccagtgcacttatcgaatagagaaggggtttgctccggtgttcctggctgtggctgctgtatgcgccgtagcaccttgtaaacccttagaaggtgctaaataattgggtttcagaattcatcattgcaatattctttctgaaagtttgtatatactcggcgccttgagtaccttgtttggtagattcgtgcgctatataagaattctagaataatattattattagtgaaTGGAGAAATGGAGTGATGTGAAAATATAGACAACCTCGGATGACAGCCCTTTAGTTAGCCACGAGTGACGACACGCTAAACAAAATTCTTGGGCCTAGTCTTGAGAGTTGAACAAAAATGGCTGTAAAAGTTTCTATTCTTTTTCAGTTGGTCTTCATTACCAGACTTCAGGTCAGCCATCACTAGTCAAATAAAGCCTCTACAATTGCTCTTACACCGTTGTCTTTATCCACTGTTACTGGCCAAGTGTAATGTCATCTGCAGGGAGTTGGTTAACACCTTGAGAAGAGACTACCATCTGATGGAGACCTTTGCTTCAATGAGGGTGAGTACATTAGGCTGTGTCTGCATGAGACAATATTGTTCCAGTCGTTGAGTCTAGTTGTAGTTGAGTCGTTAAACAGCTACACTGAGTGGAATGTTTTCAATGGAGTTGGtattaacttgtttataatgcacttgtgttgtgttttgtttttgttttgtttttggtttttactgcgccttgaacacccagcagggtggatatgtgcgcattacaagtcttattattattattattattattacttgttcaccattttaaggtaattttgatatgtgtacacttctgaatttttcgtaatgttcaattaaaaaatcaggccccaacctaaaggttttgaaaaactaaaaacacttctgccgttgacggtgcgagtcaaaggacaatgccgctgacgtcatgtctgggagtttgctttgtaatatacctccacgctgcaacaaagcagctttacaaattggagctcccaactatgacgttttgagagtagTTTCGCAAAgatctcagaaaagcgctggataaggccattcaaaatgattgttgcTTTTATACAATTGAAATCTATTTATCGTCTTATGACTCAATTTcctattcattgaaaacattttaagcgAAATACAGCatagttcacgacttgacattttcgttcaagcaggtctttaaccaccggttcttctcagaaccaacacttctctaaagagatttacacatggtgcaacTGCAAAATGCAAACCTCAACCAAGTTTGTACTTGCTCTGTTTGGCATTAACAGAAGTTCTACCTGTGCGAGGCCGGTGACACCATGGTTGACTTCCTATCTGACCTGTTTGATAAACTGAAACACGGTCATCATGATAGACACTGGCAGGAATCACTTCAGCTTAATTACCAGCTACAGACGGCAGTGGGCCCAAGATTCCCGAATGATGCTGACAGGTAagtaagggagcgtctcaaaagtcgggcacgttcctagcgcaaaagaacgttcctgcgggcatatgcccgcgatCCAGTGGatcgcgggcatatgcccgcaggatcgcaacatcatgacattaGGAACGTTCTAACATGAGATTGGACGCGGTCACGCATTTGGAACGATCCAAAAGATCGCTCTGGCGGTCCAAAGGGCCGGTCCAAttaaagcggcggggatacttttgcgatccaaaaagaacatTCCTACcattccgacttttgagacactCCCTAACTtgtaatgatgataataatagtaaattGGAGGGCTGCAGATAAGCTTGCAGATAAGTAACAACACCATTTTAGTACTATAACCACTAGCTACAGAGTGAAATGGGCTGTACATTATCCAACGATTTACACAGTAGATACGTTTAATAGTACCTTGAAGGTAAAGAAATACTTGAGCATGACCACTACATGTAGCTAGAGAGTAAAGTGGGCTGCAGAGTCCCAGAAGAAAGCTTGTACTAACAGTAAAGGTACATTTAGCTACAGAATGAATGAGAGCTTAAGATTATCTAATGATGTACACAGTAGATACGTTTAATAGTACCTTGAAGGTAAAGAAATACTTGAGCATGACCACTACATGTAGCTAGAGAGTGCAGTGGGCTGCAGAGTCCCAGACGAAAGCTTGTACTACAGTAAAGGTACACTTAGCTACAGAATGAAGAGAGCTTAAGATTATCAAATGATGTACACAGTAGATATGTTTAATAGTACCTTGAAGGTAAAGAAATACTTGAGCATGACCACTACATGTAGCTAGAGAGTAAAGTGAGCTGCAGAGTCCCAGAAGAAAGCTTGTACTAACAGTAAAGGTACATTTAGCTACAGAATGAAGAGAGCTTAAAGCcataatacactttcggtacagaaaaaaaaaagttcacagatttacaaataagaagatgatggtgaaagacttttcttgaaatattattccatgaaatgctttactttttgagaaaacattaaaacaattatcaattcttgtcGTCGagaattttggatttattttgaacacatgtcatgacatggcgaaacgtgcggacacaagggtgggttttcccattattttctcccgactccgatgaccaattgagcctaaattttcacaggtttgttatttatatataagttgtgatacacgaagtgtgggcctttggacaatactgtttaccgaaagtgtccaatgtctgtAAGATTCTCaaatgacatacatgtatacagttaCACAGTACAACTTTACAATAACTGGTAACATAATaagttgtgtttaaaaaaaaataaacatcaacTTCCTGTTTAATTTTATACTGCTGTACAGGTTAACAGTGAGTTTTGAGCCAGCTAGTGCACCGTCTACTGTTGCAATCCAGCCAATTCATGCTCTAGACGGACTGACACTTTACTACAAGGTATGACACTTACATGTAATGTTTCATTTTCAATGAACagattgtttgttaaaaattttcaaaatgagGAGTCTTCATATTTGAATTGGTTGAGGCATCTGCTAATTTGTATCACATACCGACATGTCTGCAAAGGTGAACATTTTTTATGGGTTGACTTTTGTGCAGGTTCCTTGGCCTCTAGACATCATTATTAACGAGGATGCCATCTTGGTGTACAATCAGGTATTCAGGTTTCTACTACAGGTGAAGAGGGCAAAGTACAGCCTGGACCAACTAAGCTTCACATGTGAGTTCACTTCTACGTTTACATATCTTCGTCTTACTTACCCCTCCCTCTAAACCTCAAATCCCATCTTCTTCTGTCCCAATAACACTGTTACAAGATTTACCTTGGACAGTTGGAGGCCACAAAGTGGGAATTCCGTTTCTATGTTAACTTAAGAGTGGTTTATAAGAGCATCAGACTTGAGCTCAGGTGTTtcatctgatcagcagagtgagggtttgAGTATTGTGTTCATAATTGCAAGATACATCACCATGATTGCTTTTATCCTTCACTGggacattaaagatgctataatgtcagatttttggccgatttgacccaaaaattttgatttaaaattcaataggtattttgatgggggtcgagaaagttacaagcttgcATTTGAGCCGTTGCTCGAAAAAatctgccaattattagtagcagtgaaataaagtgctaaaaattagtttttgtggGGATCCTGACagtatatcacgtgaccaattcttatgtgttttataagaaatgttttacatttttgtcatggttcctgaccattaaaagtaaaagttaatctTTTTTtagttagagcgggtgatactctttgaagtTTCcatttgctaaaaaaaaatctattttttaatgtttggggccaaaaatctgacatagcatctttaacccgAAGCTCCCGTTAACTCCAGTGTGTCTGGATCATGTACCAAGCACCTTTGTTTATAGGACTGTTTATTTATAGACTTGCAAGTTGAGAAGCACACATCAAGCATCCTTTGTTtcaataatacaataaattatAATGGTAAAACTTATTCTCCAGATCCTGTGTTAAATTACATCAGAGGACCCATTATCATTGATATCAATTCTATTACTTGATTCCAACTTAGTACCGAGTCAATCTGCACCCAAGGCTGAATCCGCAGAGTCTAAACCTCCTTTAAGGGGCCTAGTACTAACTAAGGACCAACTCCTACACAGTGTGTCATGTGTCAAATTACAGCCCAAATGACCCATTATCATTAATGGTTTTAATTACTTGTTTCCAACTTAGCACTGAGTCAATCTGCATCCAAGGCTGAATCCTCAGAGTCTAAACTCCCTCTTAGGGGCACCCAGGCACCCCCACTATCTCCTAAGAGCCAAGTACTATCTAAGGACCAACTCCTGCACAGGGCATACCTCTTCCGCTTCAAGCTGGTCCACTTTGTCAATGCGGTACACAGCTACCTTATGTCTAGGGTGAGTATAGGTACAAGACTTTAAAAGACAGTCTATGTTTTTTTCATATTATACACGATCACTTCAAGcgcattcttaaaggcagtggacactattggtaattactcaaaataattattagtataaaacctttcttgattacaggtaatggggagaggttgatagtataaaccattgtgagaaacggctccctctgaagtgccatagttttctagaaagaagtaattttccacgaattttatttcaagacctcagatttagaacttgaggtatcgtaATTAACCTGCTAAACGCATACATGTGcaactttttgtgacaagggtgtttttttgcaacttcgatgaccgcaacttcgatgaccgattgagctcaaattttcacaggtttattattttatgcatatgttgagatacacaactgtgaaggcaagtctttgacaattatcaatagtgtacagtgtgtTTAACAACTGTCTGCCCAGCAACAGTAAGCAGGATACTAGCCTCAGCTCGTAAATTTGGAATGGTATTTTCACTGGTAGCTTTTATGTTCAGTTAaagctttttatttttactgtgCTGATCAGCTATGTTTAGTGCTTAAATGGTCTGTTTATGTTcagtaataatattataaacttTTTGGGTAAGAAGTACAACAGCTTTGAATGGTAtcatacattttgagaaacttttcacttcaaagtaatacAGTTTTATCCCCCAATCTTTGAATATAAGAAGTGTTTCTGGTTTTAAGATTCTTATACGAGAGCCAGAATCATTAGAATCTTATAAGAATAGACATTCAAGTAAGAAATGTTAAAACAATTCTTAGATTAAGAAGTTTCCAAGTAAGAGGACCCTCTACTAATTTGGGTTTTAAGTTCTTATAAAAAGTTTTTCATCAGTAAGAAAAACCTCTTGCTAATTTCTTACTTCAGTAGGAAACTGTtgagaaatatttgtttacttcTTATTAAGGTTTTTCCTTGCCTTTAGTCTCAATCCATTTTTAAGTGTACAAATCATTATGCAGAGTGCAACTGTTACCAACTCTGGTCTTAAGTAACATTTTGTCATTACAGATTCTCCACAGTACCGGTCTTGAGTTCCAGTCCGAAATCGATCAAGCTAATGACCTGGAGGAGATTATTGAGATTCATGCTAACTACCTCAACACCATCTCAGAACGCTGCCTTCTACACAAGAAGGTTGGTCTGGTGCGGGAGGCAGTCACTAAGGTCCTCAATCTAGCACTAGTATTCCAGAGGAGGTGGGATACCGGACTCAATGCGTTCAGGTAAGTCAAACCCTTGACCCTATGACCCCTTTACTCTGTATCAAGgtaaaatttgaaacatgagCTGGCCTGTGCAAGCGCAAATTTACCAGGCTAGCTTTCGTTGGTAGCAGCAACGGTGTGCACTTAGCACTGGTTCACGTCAGCTAGAGCcaaatgaattgaattgtacACGATTAtaatgtacaaaaatatgtacatgtacattgtatgtaatAAATGTAAATACTTACTACTATAGATTTAAGTAAAATTTATCGCAATCTTTTAAGTCAGcatcaacaattttattttgatgcCCTTTTCTGAAGGCCTTGTTTGGCCTTGGTGTCCATccttttggccttggtgcccttcaaaatgttgttttttttaggccaaagtggccttgccctaaagTGAGGCAAAATTTGAGGTCTGCCTTAAATGTTTcattgaattaaattaaattataaattcaaatttatttcatctttcGTTTGACAGTGCTGAGAGTATTGACAAGATGCTGAGAGAGTTCAGTAACTGTAGCACATTCCTACTAACCATGTTGAATAACATCAACAAAAGAGGAGCATTCCCACACTGTAAGTTTATCTGATGAAGATTTTTCTCTGTTAAGTGATTTGGGCTTTGGAAAAAGAATGGTTAAAGGGGCTATGCCGCCATGATCAAGGCATGCCTGTGATCGTATACATTGAGTTATGAACTCTCACCCATTTGCTGTACGCTCGATGACccaacgtgtaccttccctttaaaatgttcCGAGATGCTgatgaaaccttttttttctttctataatTGATTTGTATAACATAATTCACTGTCGCGTCTTTCTCAGAGACATGAATTATCATACAGGAAGGAAAAGTTAATTCACACTCTTTATTTCTTATTACAGTGGAAGCATTAGCCCTGTCTCTGACCCAGTCACAGGATGAAGCTAAAGGGGTTAAAGAAACAAGGCAGCGATGATTTATAGAGGAGTAAGGCTACCTTGGCTTCAAACTGCTACCATGAGATGAGCCAGGCTACCTTGGCTTAAAAATGCAACTATGCTACAGTCTGGCTAGCTTGGCTTCAAACTGCACCATGAAACAAGCAAGGTTACCTTGGCTTCAAATCTGCAACCATGAGACAAACCAGGCTACCTTGGTTTCACACTGATGCAGCCATGAAACAAGCCAGGCTACCTTTTTAACTGCAACTGAGACAAGCCAAGCTAGCTTGTAAACTGAAACTGGAAAAAGACAGAATAGCTTGGCTTCAAACGCAACCATGAGTGAGATCAAGCTGACAGACATCATGAAGATACCATGCGGGTTACAAGACTAGCCAATCTAGCTTGGCTTCATATCGCAAACATCATTTGATGAAGTAAAGAGAACTGAATAAGTTGTGCGTAGAAAATGACACCAGCCAACCAGTtgccctggggccgatttcacaaagagctacaTGTAGGATTGATCTAAACTGAAAATCAATTGTATTtatagttgctaagtaaagtgtgatgtcaaaatacaaatcactatggcgttaaacccggttcatacttcctgcgaatgcgaagcgaatttaacgtgaatttgacgtcacaccatcctttcgcagcgattattcgcaagggagtagagcagagttcaactgctgcgaattgttcgttgcgaatttgtgacgtcaagattcgcttcgcatttgcaggaagtatgaaccgggctttactgaTAACTCATCTTACGATGAAACTTTGTGGTTTTTGAAATCGAGcactggtcattgggccaacaaCAATCCTCATAATCTTTCTcatctccctggggagtatacagccatggcaccctaaaggtttttttttctaaacactGTTGTATGAACTTCTTCCCTTGCAGGTGATCATTTACAATAAATACCCATCAATGCCCGTGGGTGAAGGGCAGAAATTttattatagtaaagcatcttgctcaaagacacaagtgtcacaaccaagATTCAATCCCATACCCTGTTGGCTTAACCACAAAACTCAAGCCCGATATACACCACACTAGACCACTAAGCATTGAAAGAACCAgacttttgttttcattcaagcctccgtttggttacattgaaatgaaattggaTGATTGGACGATATTAATATCAAAGTCTCACAGGGGTGTGACTTGTTTTAGTCACCCTTATGCCAAAgaatttaaaattgtaaatttgtaaaaataaaatgattcaaCGAtatgaaactacatgtatttaacatctgttttctttttatttacgTGCATCACCATCAAGGTTTTACAAAACTATTTAAAAGTAAC from Asterias amurensis chromosome 17, ASM3211899v1 includes these protein-coding regions:
- the LOC139949492 gene encoding gamma-tubulin complex component 5-like, translating into MAQTSSLVEEEAKKLIENLTGFTDPSENFQRSLQFALSNFKFHRYLDVDSHKITKKINGLKQKFEIHSHLDKAESFQKLTDKFLQLPLSEKNNVAKTDAHYSVLSVLCHLSDCPVNADYTETQRVPKQKAGDDFDWGKYLQEGLAPVPNFHDSSSDEWSDEEVLNDSAIQADQSETSPVASRRLIGHDATGRPISSRGFGEGHCGRSWLERNVVAQYWNGDVDQTIQGSHNTTMTASTWRCYEDQCSPYPSTEGKYSLTETHVIRETIWVLMGAEKSFLYQTKGDKFTARTDVQVSHLTPVALHSLTSGLAEICSHVLRLQGFIDTVRAAPMRYIPKASTDDGETRCQTYESLAEALTVILWDLRKELTVLEKEIVKQEASMTLSKFASTLDPWTAKLSLLSRVHQTAIGQCQASSSCVQRTWLLLCTLHDVIEHEYEQGMTAEQNVLMLLQVWLVTVRPYINFLDRWLSGSPLYDPAQEFVIKRNPEITVKSTDFWQKAFTLHVFINPSNQHGTTQQSHSSVHKSGANQHQQGGGMQGSRGEGVAVPVFLQPVLKEILLAGKCMELLESMGKLPVILNKYHPEKSSIYNDFSSSIATLLHERASHKVKENKTPTNAKENVSSSSNSQLTAVDKPSITSLLTQLENHGIRDPFMAKNFQDWFSDLEYFGSKPDDAELASWSSLPDFRSAITSQIKPLQLLLHRCLYPLLLAKCNVICRELVNTLRRDYHLMETFASMRKFYLCEAGDTMVDFLSDLFDKLKHGHHDRHWQESLQLNYQLQTAVGPRFPNDADRLTVSFEPASAPSTVAIQPIHALDGLTLYYKVPWPLDIIINEDAILVYNQVFRFLLQVKRAKYSLDQLSFTSLSQSASKAESSESKLPLRGTQAPPLSPKSQVLSKDQLLHRAYLFRFKLVHFVNAVHSYLMSRILHSTGLEFQSEIDQANDLEEIIEIHANYLNTISERCLLHKKVGLVREAVTKVLNLALVFQRRWDTGLNAFSAESIDKMLREFSNCSTFLLTMLNNINKRGAFPHLEALALSLTQSQDEAKGVKETRQR